A single window of Candidatus Woesearchaeota archaeon DNA harbors:
- the nadB gene encoding L-aspartate oxidase: MPNTFSKSIGHKRIYSVIKMETDFLVIGSGIAGLNFAIKAAGRGNVLLITKAQLKEANSFYAQGGLAAVFGKDDSVKDHVRDTLRAGDGLSNRKMALILAKEAPARIKELEKMGVKFNKAKDDFKLSREAVHSRARIVHASDITGRRIEEALVKKAEKAKKITILEHHMAISLITAKKRCIGSRVISIKDNKIIDIFANNTILAAGGIGCLYEKTTNPDISTGDGIALAFRAGAVLEDMEFIQFHPTMLHNSNPPFLISETLRGEGALLKNSKGKAYMKKYHRDGELAPRDVVARFSEVEMKKTHAKNIFLDITHLDSKYLKKRFPNIYEECLKYKIDITKQMIPVSPAAHYICGGIKADSYGRTSIKNLYAIGECACTGLHGADRLASNSITEGLVVGARLAKKLAGGRIAKKKLDKIRLAKEKNGRLDKMKKQLQKIMWSNVGIIRNKKGLNSALEKIKKIEARLRVIKKKKVNEKIVELENMLLVGKIIAIAASRRKESRGTHFFQEYHERYDNIWQRHLLIDKEHYKLR, translated from the coding sequence ATGCCTAACACATTCAGCAAAAGCATTGGACATAAAAGAATATATTCTGTGATCAAAATGGAAACAGATTTTTTGGTAATAGGCAGCGGAATAGCAGGCTTGAATTTTGCAATTAAGGCAGCAGGCAGGGGAAATGTGCTGCTGATAACCAAAGCGCAGCTGAAAGAGGCAAACTCCTTCTATGCCCAGGGCGGGCTTGCTGCTGTATTCGGCAAGGATGATTCTGTAAAAGACCACGTAAGAGATACGCTAAGGGCGGGGGACGGCTTATCGAATAGAAAAATGGCGCTAATATTGGCAAAAGAAGCCCCGGCAAGGATAAAAGAATTAGAAAAAATGGGGGTAAAATTCAACAAGGCAAAAGATGATTTCAAGCTCAGCAGGGAAGCTGTACATTCCAGGGCAAGGATAGTGCATGCATCAGATATCACCGGCCGCAGGATAGAGGAAGCATTGGTAAAAAAAGCAGAAAAGGCCAAAAAAATAACCATCCTGGAGCACCATATGGCAATCAGCCTTATAACAGCCAAAAAGAGGTGTATAGGAAGCAGGGTAATCAGCATAAAAGACAATAAGATAATAGATATTTTCGCAAACAATACAATCCTTGCTGCAGGGGGCATAGGATGTCTCTACGAAAAAACAACCAATCCTGATATTTCCACAGGAGACGGAATCGCTCTTGCATTCAGGGCAGGCGCAGTATTGGAAGATATGGAATTCATACAGTTTCATCCCACCATGCTCCATAATTCAAATCCCCCTTTCCTTATTTCCGAAACCTTGAGAGGTGAAGGCGCACTGCTCAAGAACAGCAAAGGCAAAGCATATATGAAAAAATACCACCGGGACGGTGAATTAGCGCCCCGTGACGTGGTAGCCAGGTTTTCCGAAGTTGAGATGAAGAAAACCCATGCAAAAAATATTTTCTTAGACATCACACATCTTGACAGCAAATACCTGAAAAAGCGCTTCCCTAATATATATGAAGAATGCCTTAAGTATAAAATAGACATAACAAAGCAGATGATTCCTGTAAGCCCCGCGGCCCATTATATATGCGGGGGCATAAAGGCAGACAGTTACGGAAGGACAAGCATAAAGAATCTTTACGCAATAGGCGAATGTGCATGCACAGGGCTCCATGGTGCTGACAGGCTTGCCTCTAATTCAATAACTGAGGGTCTTGTAGTCGGCGCAAGGCTTGCCAAAAAGCTGGCAGGAGGCAGGATTGCCAAAAAAAAGCTTGATAAAATAAGACTGGCCAAAGAAAAGAACGGAAGGCTTGACAAGATGAAAAAGCAGCTTCAAAAAATAATGTGGTCAAATGTAGGCATCATCAGAAACAAGAAAGGCCTGAATTCCGCTCTGGAAAAAATAAAGAAAATAGAAGCCAGGTTAAGGGTCATAAAGAAGAAAAAGGTAAATGAAAAGATAGTCGAGCTTGAGAATATGCTGCTGGTAGGAAAAATAATAGCCATAGCAGCATCAAGGAGAAAAGAGAGCAGGGGCACGCATTTCTTCCAGGAGTACCATGAGCGTTACGACAATATATGGCAGAGGCATTTGTTAATCGATAAAGAGCACTATAAGCTAAGGTAA
- the topA gene encoding DNA topoisomerase I, with the protein MVELIITEKPQAARKIADALSDSKPVKENNKGVPYYRITHAKKEIIVACAVGHLYGLDQKEGLKKWVYPIFDIEWKPSYQTKKSSAFTGKYLSTIKRLCKEVKEYTVATDYDIEGEVIGLNVVRYACRQKDAARMKFSTLTKDDLVKAYERKNKTLDWGQANAGEARHYLDWYNGINYSRALTLAIKSIGKFKIMSMGRVQGPALRTIVKREKEIRDFKPVPFWQVQLLGNVKKGSIEAWHIKDKFWDRKEADKVIKNTKGKKQGEVSKVEKSQYRQQPPYPFDLTTLQTETYRCHKISPKVTLQLAQELYTSGYISYPRTSSQQYPESIGYKKILSSLSKNSEYAELAKKILSKGRITPNNGKKTDPAHPAVYPTGIRPKSMDEKERKVYDIITKRFMATFAEPALRETDKVEIGVNSEIFLAKGTRTVQKGWHVFYQPYVKIEEEEIPAVLKGDKVKIKKIELQSKETQPPKRYTPSSIIRALEKRNLGTKATRAQIVDTLFQRGYIKGKAIEATELGIRTIETLEKYSPKIIDEELTKHFEEKMEEIRQGRKKEKDVLKEAKEALKKILSDFKAKEKEIGKELHAADIETRDAMITVGNCPVCKEGSLQMRKGKFGQFIACNRYPKCKTTFSLPNNALVKPTEKECGVCGYPLIQSIKKGKKPLELCINPKCKSKYVDGAAGREAKAVAKGKIEKTCPKCKNGRLTLRKSIYGSFYGCSNYPKCRYTEQLNKKENNQK; encoded by the coding sequence ATGGTTGAGCTGATAATAACCGAGAAGCCGCAGGCAGCCAGGAAAATAGCAGACGCTCTCTCCGACTCAAAGCCCGTAAAAGAAAACAACAAAGGAGTGCCTTATTACAGGATAACCCATGCTAAAAAAGAAATCATAGTTGCCTGTGCAGTAGGCCACTTATACGGGCTGGACCAGAAAGAAGGCCTGAAAAAATGGGTCTACCCCATATTTGATATTGAATGGAAGCCCTCGTATCAAACAAAGAAAAGCTCTGCTTTCACCGGTAAATACCTCTCTACAATAAAAAGGCTCTGCAAGGAAGTAAAAGAATATACAGTAGCAACAGATTATGATATCGAAGGCGAAGTCATAGGATTAAATGTCGTCAGATACGCCTGCAGGCAAAAAGATGCTGCTAGGATGAAATTTTCTACTTTGACAAAAGACGATTTGGTTAAGGCATACGAGAGAAAAAATAAGACGCTCGACTGGGGCCAGGCAAATGCAGGAGAGGCCAGGCATTACTTGGACTGGTATAACGGAATAAACTACTCCCGGGCTCTCACGCTGGCAATAAAGTCTATAGGAAAGTTCAAGATAATGTCTATGGGCCGTGTCCAGGGGCCTGCTCTAAGGACAATAGTGAAGCGCGAGAAAGAGATACGTGATTTCAAGCCTGTCCCTTTCTGGCAGGTGCAGCTTCTGGGGAATGTAAAGAAAGGCAGCATAGAGGCATGGCACATCAAAGACAAGTTCTGGGACAGGAAAGAAGCAGATAAGGTAATAAAAAATACAAAAGGTAAAAAGCAGGGAGAGGTAAGCAAAGTAGAAAAGAGCCAGTACCGGCAGCAGCCGCCTTATCCGTTTGACCTCACAACATTGCAGACAGAAACCTACCGCTGCCACAAGATATCCCCAAAAGTGACCCTTCAGCTTGCCCAGGAACTTTACACATCAGGCTATATATCATATCCAAGGACATCCTCGCAGCAGTATCCTGAAAGCATAGGCTATAAAAAAATCCTCAGCTCACTGTCAAAAAACAGCGAATATGCAGAATTGGCAAAAAAAATCCTGTCAAAAGGCAGAATAACCCCAAATAACGGAAAAAAAACAGACCCTGCGCATCCTGCTGTATACCCGACCGGCATAAGACCAAAAAGTATGGATGAAAAAGAAAGAAAAGTGTATGATATCATAACCAAAAGGTTCATGGCAACTTTTGCTGAGCCTGCTTTGAGGGAAACTGATAAGGTAGAGATAGGTGTAAACAGTGAAATATTCCTGGCGAAAGGAACAAGGACAGTACAAAAGGGCTGGCATGTTTTCTATCAGCCCTATGTAAAAATAGAAGAGGAAGAAATTCCTGCTGTGCTGAAAGGCGATAAGGTTAAAATAAAGAAAATAGAGCTCCAGAGCAAAGAAACCCAGCCCCCCAAGCGCTATACTCCTTCATCCATAATAAGGGCGCTCGAGAAAAGAAATCTCGGGACAAAAGCAACCAGGGCGCAGATAGTTGACACGCTGTTCCAAAGGGGGTATATCAAAGGCAAAGCAATAGAAGCGACCGAGCTTGGCATAAGAACCATAGAAACCCTTGAGAAATATTCCCCCAAAATAATAGATGAGGAATTGACAAAGCATTTCGAAGAAAAGATGGAGGAAATCAGGCAGGGCAGGAAAAAAGAAAAAGATGTTCTCAAAGAGGCCAAAGAGGCATTAAAAAAAATATTGTCGGATTTCAAGGCAAAGGAAAAGGAGATAGGCAAAGAGCTTCATGCAGCAGACATAGAGACAAGGGATGCCATGATAACAGTAGGTAACTGCCCTGTCTGCAAAGAGGGCAGTCTCCAGATGAGGAAAGGCAAGTTCGGCCAGTTCATTGCATGCAACCGATACCCCAAATGCAAAACAACTTTCTCCCTTCCCAATAATGCACTGGTAAAGCCTACTGAAAAGGAATGTGGCGTCTGCGGCTATCCTCTGATCCAATCCATAAAAAAAGGAAAAAAGCCGTTAGAATTATGCATAAACCCAAAATGCAAGTCCAAGTATGTTGACGGCGCTGCAGGCAGGGAAGCAAAGGCGGTTGCCAAAGGAAAGATTGAAAAGACATGCCCAAAATGCAAAAATGGCAGGCTAACTCTCAGAAAGTCAATATACGGCTCTTTCTACGGATGCTCAAACTATCCGAAATGCAGATACACAGAACAGCTGAACAAGAAAGAAAACAATCAAAAGTAA
- a CDS encoding carbohydrate kinase family protein yields the protein MFDVICVGSSTVDVFAKTKYSELIKIMDNNNKEEDLLAYPVGGKILINELDFTTGGGGTNVAVSLSKLGLKAAYLGCMGKGGNSEIVLGALKKFKVDSSLVVRKKGDTGYSIILDSIEHDRTILAYKGLNNELDFKDIKKDKLKTKWFYFSAMLNKAFKTQEKIAKFAEKNKIKIAFNPSSYLAERGSHFLKNIISRTEILVLNKEEAALIVGKDSIEYLAKKLYQLGPNYVVITDGRKGAYCYHDGFLYFAKTNNIPIVETTGAGDAFASAFLAGIILMNRKGRKNNAVEFALKLATTNAESVISYHGAKNKLLALKEAEYILSRKRQIKVSRKKLN from the coding sequence ATGTTCGACGTTATATGTGTGGGAAGTTCTACTGTGGATGTTTTTGCCAAGACCAAATACAGCGAGCTAATCAAGATAATGGACAACAACAACAAGGAAGAGGATTTGCTCGCCTATCCTGTCGGAGGCAAGATACTGATAAACGAGCTTGACTTCACAACAGGCGGAGGAGGAACGAATGTTGCGGTTTCTTTGTCAAAGCTCGGCTTAAAGGCTGCGTATCTCGGCTGCATGGGAAAAGGAGGCAATTCTGAGATTGTTTTAGGCGCGCTGAAGAAATTCAAAGTTGATTCAAGCCTTGTTGTCAGAAAGAAGGGCGATACAGGTTATTCCATTATACTGGACAGCATAGAGCATGACAGGACGATACTTGCTTACAAAGGGCTGAACAATGAGCTGGACTTTAAAGATATCAAGAAAGATAAGCTAAAGACAAAATGGTTTTATTTTTCTGCGATGCTCAACAAAGCTTTTAAGACCCAGGAAAAGATTGCAAAATTTGCGGAAAAAAATAAAATAAAAATAGCCTTTAACCCCAGCTCCTACCTTGCTGAAAGGGGTAGCCATTTTCTAAAGAATATAATTTCCAGAACAGAGATACTAGTACTGAACAAGGAGGAAGCAGCGTTGATCGTCGGGAAAGACAGTATAGAATACCTGGCAAAGAAGCTGTACCAGCTGGGGCCGAATTATGTTGTGATAACAGACGGCAGAAAGGGAGCGTACTGCTACCATGACGGCTTTCTTTATTTTGCCAAAACCAACAATATTCCTATAGTGGAAACCACCGGAGCAGGGGATGCATTTGCTTCGGCTTTCCTGGCGGGCATAATCTTAATGAACAGGAAAGGCAGAAAAAATAATGCTGTCGAGTTTGCCCTGAAGCTGGCTACCACTAATGCAGAGTCTGTGATATCCTATCATGGAGCGAAGAATAAACTGCTTGCCCTGAAGGAAGCAGAGTATATCTTGAGTAGGAAAAGGCAGATTAAGGTTAGCAGGAAGAAACTGAATTAA
- a CDS encoding sugar kinase: protein MVDIAVLGTIGLDTLKTPFGKVADTLGGSAVYAAYAASFFAKPGIISVKGSDLSENRLDFLKEKGISLEGVKTEGKNFRWSGEYEFDMNEAKTLKTELNSLENFNPKVPESYKKAKYLFLANVDPEIQLKTINSMNSPELIIMDTMNLWIENKKKELLETVKKSDILILNDAEARQLFETPNLVKAGKKGLSIGPEAVIIKKGEHGSLLFTDSSVFSCPGYPLENLVDPTGCGDSFGGALIGHYSKTGNIRKAMVYGAVIASFNAEDFGLNSLKKVTEENIEERFKELAALSKF, encoded by the coding sequence ATGGTCGATATAGCGGTTTTAGGAACCATAGGGCTGGATACATTAAAGACCCCGTTTGGAAAGGTAGCAGATACGCTCGGGGGAAGTGCTGTCTATGCCGCATATGCTGCATCTTTCTTTGCAAAGCCGGGCATTATCTCCGTAAAAGGCAGCGACTTATCGGAAAACAGGCTAGATTTTCTCAAAGAAAAAGGCATATCCCTGGAAGGCGTTAAAACAGAAGGGAAAAACTTCCGCTGGTCAGGAGAATATGAATTTGATATGAATGAGGCAAAAACATTGAAGACAGAGCTTAATTCACTGGAAAATTTCAATCCCAAAGTGCCGGAATCTTACAAGAAAGCAAAATATCTCTTTCTGGCAAACGTCGATCCGGAAATCCAGCTCAAAACAATCAATTCCATGAACTCTCCCGAGCTCATTATCATGGACACTATGAACCTCTGGATAGAAAACAAGAAAAAGGAGCTACTGGAGACAGTAAAAAAATCAGATATTCTTATCCTCAATGACGCCGAAGCAAGGCAGCTCTTTGAAACCCCTAATCTTGTCAAAGCCGGGAAAAAAGGGCTCTCTATCGGCCCGGAAGCAGTGATTATAAAAAAAGGCGAGCACGGCTCTCTGCTTTTCACAGACAGTTCCGTATTCAGCTGCCCCGGCTATCCCCTGGAAAACCTTGTCGATCCTACAGGATGCGGAGATTCTTTTGGTGGTGCGCTTATAGGCCATTATTCAAAGACAGGAAACATCAGAAAAGCCATGGTTTATGGCGCGGTTATCGCTTCTTTCAATGCAGAAGATTTCGGTCTAAATAGCTTAAAAAAAGTGACTGAAGAGAATATTGAAGAAAGGTTTAAGGAGCTGGCTGCATTGAGTAAATTCTAA
- the nadC gene encoding carboxylating nicotinate-nucleotide diphosphorylase — protein MNRKQLLEKAFQRGRILTLKNPVYKSWIEKFIVDETKGDIGKKGDITSNAVINNGNKTRAIVISREKGIIAGLEEAVYLYKKNDIKAKKIKNDGDLIKKGDIILKLEGTEKNLLKIERSALDLLQRMSGIATLTHSVISSIKNSVPIATTRKTQWRYLDKKAVYIGGGMTHRLALWEAILIKDNHIKALEREGIKEPVKISLERAFKSRKKANFIEIEVSSLRRALIAAMKIEELHKKDKSTIFLIMLDNMKPKRVQLAVNKLKKLNLYNSLLIEASGGIVPKNIKSYAKAGIDVISMGCLTHSAKALDIKEYIL, from the coding sequence ATGAACAGAAAACAATTGCTTGAAAAAGCATTTCAGAGGGGGCGTATCTTAACTCTAAAAAACCCTGTCTATAAATCCTGGATAGAAAAATTCATAGTCGATGAGACAAAAGGCGACATCGGGAAAAAAGGTGACATTACAAGCAATGCTGTCATAAATAACGGCAATAAGACACGTGCAATAGTAATATCAAGGGAGAAAGGAATTATAGCAGGGCTGGAAGAGGCAGTTTATCTTTACAAAAAAAATGATATAAAAGCCAAGAAAATAAAAAATGACGGGGATTTAATTAAAAAAGGGGATATCATCTTGAAACTGGAGGGAACTGAAAAAAACCTGCTTAAGATTGAGCGTTCCGCATTGGACCTCCTACAAAGGATGTCGGGTATAGCAACATTAACGCATTCTGTTATAAGCTCAATAAAAAACAGCGTGCCAATCGCGACCACGAGAAAAACACAATGGCGTTATCTGGATAAGAAAGCTGTTTATATCGGTGGCGGAATGACTCACAGGCTGGCATTATGGGAAGCGATCCTGATAAAAGACAATCATATTAAAGCGCTTGAAAGGGAAGGCATTAAAGAGCCCGTCAAAATATCTCTTGAGAGGGCATTTAAGAGCAGGAAAAAGGCAAACTTCATCGAGATAGAAGTTTCGTCTCTGCGCCGGGCATTAATAGCCGCAATGAAGATAGAAGAGCTGCATAAGAAAGATAAATCAACCATCTTCCTGATAATGCTTGACAACATGAAGCCAAAAAGAGTGCAGTTGGCAGTAAACAAATTAAAAAAGCTGAATCTCTATAACAGCCTTTTGATAGAGGCATCAGGCGGAATAGTTCCAAAAAATATTAAAAGCTATGCAAAGGCAGGAATTGACGTAATTTCGATGGGATGCCTAACACATTCAGCAAAAGCATTGGACATAAAAGAATATATTCTGTGA
- a CDS encoding YggS family pyridoxal phosphate-dependent enzyme, with product MGIKNSIREIKKQVPKGIEIIAATKKRTTEEIMQALKAGISVIGENYVQEAEEKFSLLGKKARFHLIGHLQTNKAKKAVSIFDMIQTVDSEKLAMEIDKQCSKIKKLMPVLIEVNIGKEKNKSGCLPEDVERIAHKISTLKNLRLRGIMAMAPYFRSPEKARPYFRKARQLFDRLKSAYHLDILSMGMSGSYKIAVEEGATMVRIGTAIFGNR from the coding sequence ATGGGCATAAAAAATTCCATAAGGGAGATTAAAAAGCAGGTTCCTAAGGGCATTGAAATAATAGCAGCCACAAAAAAACGCACAACTGAAGAGATTATGCAGGCATTGAAAGCAGGAATTTCTGTAATCGGAGAAAATTACGTCCAGGAAGCAGAAGAAAAATTCAGTTTATTGGGTAAAAAAGCCAGGTTTCATTTAATCGGCCATCTCCAGACAAACAAGGCAAAGAAAGCTGTTAGTATATTCGACATGATTCAGACAGTGGACTCAGAAAAATTAGCCATGGAAATAGACAAGCAATGCAGCAAGATAAAAAAACTAATGCCTGTCTTGATTGAGGTTAATATAGGGAAGGAAAAGAACAAATCCGGCTGTCTGCCTGAAGATGTGGAAAGAATAGCGCATAAAATCAGCACATTGAAGAATCTAAGGCTGAGGGGCATCATGGCTATGGCGCCATATTTCCGCAGTCCCGAAAAAGCAAGGCCCTATTTCAGGAAAGCAAGGCAGTTATTTGACAGGCTGAAATCAGCATATCATCTAGACATTCTTTCTATGGGCATGTCGGGCTCTTATAAGATAGCTGTAGAAGAAGGCGCCACTATGGTAAGGATAGGGACTGCTATCTTTGGGAATCGATAG
- the nadA gene encoding quinolinate synthase NadA, with protein MMNKKLIQKINSLKKQKQAIILVHNYQRKEIYEIADFIGDSLDLAKKASKSKAKIIIFCGVDFMAETAKILSPSSKVLLPAKSAACPMANMITVNKLKELKAKHPGAAVVSYVNTNADIKAESDACCTSMNAIRIVERLPQKKIIFIPDVHLGEWVKAHTEKDIIACKGFCYVHSKILEEQAKKAKQLHPGAKLVAHPESPMEVLKLADYVTGTGGMIKYARESESEEFIIATEEGMVNRLIKEVPNKKFYAIGGVCFNMKKITLEKAYDSLEKEQFEIKVDKEIAKKAKKALDRMIELS; from the coding sequence ATGATGAACAAAAAGCTAATCCAGAAAATAAACTCTCTCAAGAAGCAAAAGCAGGCTATTATCCTGGTGCACAACTACCAAAGGAAAGAAATCTATGAAATAGCTGACTTCATAGGCGATTCACTGGATTTGGCAAAAAAAGCATCGAAAAGCAAGGCAAAAATAATCATCTTCTGCGGAGTCGACTTCATGGCAGAAACAGCAAAGATACTCTCTCCAAGCTCTAAGGTGCTTTTGCCTGCAAAATCAGCAGCTTGTCCTATGGCAAACATGATTACAGTAAATAAATTAAAAGAACTAAAAGCAAAGCATCCGGGTGCAGCAGTTGTTTCCTATGTGAACACAAATGCAGATATCAAAGCAGAGTCAGATGCCTGCTGCACCTCCATGAATGCTATAAGGATAGTGGAAAGGCTTCCTCAGAAAAAAATCATCTTCATTCCCGATGTCCATCTCGGGGAATGGGTGAAAGCACACACGGAAAAAGATATTATTGCCTGTAAAGGATTTTGCTACGTGCATTCAAAGATACTGGAAGAGCAGGCAAAAAAGGCAAAACAATTGCACCCCGGCGCAAAATTGGTTGCGCATCCTGAATCGCCCATGGAAGTGCTTAAGCTTGCAGACTATGTGACAGGAACAGGAGGCATGATAAAATATGCAAGAGAGTCAGAATCAGAAGAATTCATCATAGCCACAGAAGAGGGTATGGTTAACAGACTGATAAAGGAAGTCCCGAATAAAAAATTCTACGCTATAGGCGGGGTCTGCTTCAACATGAAGAAAATCACTCTGGAAAAAGCCTATGATTCCTTAGAAAAAGAGCAGTTTGAGATAAAAGTAGACAAAGAAATTGCTAAGAAAGCTAAGAAAGCGCTCGACAGGATGATTGAGCTAAGTTAA